In Bradyrhizobium sp. CCBAU 051011, the following are encoded in one genomic region:
- a CDS encoding ABC transporter substrate-binding protein encodes MLDQIVTRLSSVLAGAAALTAIGATSTRAEVTLDVLYTTPGTFNALHQDLAKRFTEAHSDIKVKFRNPAASYEEAAQQILRDQITGRLPDVAFNGINQIGLFVDRGLGAPLDGFAAADGGLAELGYYPTLAELGKYKGKLYGLPFAVSTPVLYVNADLLAKAGTDASALPRTWPELTALGKTIEAKAGTAATGFYYQWEQTGNWLFQSLVTSKGGRILKADGCSIAFDDAHGMWALKTLEDFGKSGMPNLGLGQARQSFVAGNIAMLADSTSYVAAAERQIGGRFQFKTVAFPLAVADGRLPAGGNVAMVFAKDAERQKAAWKYVKFATGPVGQTAMVNSTGYMPGNEIAVKTPDLLGAFYARSPNHLTSIQQLPLLTEWASFPGDNSLKIIEVIKHHMESLVTGKRTAVQVMPELVKTVSDLLPKCGG; translated from the coding sequence ATGCTTGATCAAATCGTAACCCGGCTAAGTTCCGTGCTGGCCGGGGCCGCTGCCCTCACGGCAATTGGCGCCACCTCCACGCGGGCGGAGGTCACGCTCGATGTGCTCTACACCACACCCGGTACCTTCAATGCGCTGCATCAGGACTTGGCCAAGCGTTTCACCGAGGCGCACTCCGACATCAAGGTGAAGTTCCGCAATCCCGCAGCGAGCTACGAGGAGGCCGCGCAGCAGATCCTGCGCGACCAGATCACTGGTCGACTGCCCGATGTGGCTTTCAACGGGATCAACCAGATCGGCCTGTTCGTGGATCGGGGACTGGGCGCGCCGCTTGATGGCTTCGCCGCGGCAGATGGAGGGCTTGCAGAGCTTGGCTATTACCCGACGCTCGCGGAGCTCGGAAAATACAAGGGCAAGCTCTACGGCCTGCCGTTCGCCGTCTCGACGCCGGTGCTCTACGTCAATGCTGATCTGCTCGCAAAGGCCGGCACCGATGCGTCGGCGCTTCCAAGGACCTGGCCAGAGCTTACGGCTCTGGGCAAGACCATCGAGGCGAAAGCGGGCACTGCGGCTACCGGTTTCTATTATCAGTGGGAGCAAACCGGAAACTGGCTGTTCCAGTCGCTGGTGACGAGCAAAGGCGGCCGCATTCTCAAAGCTGACGGGTGCAGCATCGCCTTCGATGACGCACACGGCATGTGGGCGCTGAAGACGCTCGAAGATTTCGGTAAGTCGGGCATGCCGAATCTCGGGCTCGGTCAGGCCCGGCAATCATTCGTCGCCGGCAACATCGCGATGCTCGCTGATTCCACATCCTATGTGGCCGCGGCCGAGCGGCAGATCGGTGGTCGATTCCAGTTCAAGACCGTCGCGTTCCCGCTCGCTGTCGCCGACGGACGCCTTCCCGCAGGCGGAAACGTCGCCATGGTTTTCGCAAAGGACGCCGAACGCCAGAAGGCCGCCTGGAAATATGTAAAGTTCGCCACCGGTCCGGTCGGCCAGACCGCGATGGTCAATTCCACCGGCTATATGCCCGGCAACGAGATCGCCGTGAAGACGCCGGACCTGCTCGGCGCTTTCTACGCGAGGAGCCCCAACCACCTCACCAGTATCCAGCAGTTGCCGTTGCTGACGGAATGGGCGTCCTTTCCAGGCGATAATTCGCTGAAAATTATTGAGGTGATCAAGCACCATATGGAGAGCCTGGTCACAGGCAAACGTACGGCGGTGCAGGTCATGCCTGAGCTGGTTAAAACCGTGTCCGACCTTCTGCCGAAGTGCGGCGGCTAG